The following are encoded in a window of Chitinophagaceae bacterium genomic DNA:
- a CDS encoding single-stranded DNA-binding protein yields the protein MYTLRNKVQLIGNLGNAPEIKNTQSGKKLARFSIATNEIYRNAKGEKVKETTWHNMVAWGKIADIAEKYLNKGSEVAIEGKLISRSYTDKEGVKKFISEVEINELLMLGSKASA from the coding sequence ATGTACACATTAAGAAACAAAGTTCAGCTCATCGGCAACCTGGGCAATGCTCCAGAAATCAAAAACACCCAAAGCGGGAAAAAGCTTGCCCGTTTTAGTATTGCCACCAACGAGATCTACCGGAATGCCAAAGGTGAAAAGGTTAAAGAAACAACCTGGCACAACATGGTAGCCTGGGGCAAGATCGCCGACATTGCTGAGAAGTATTTGAACAAGGGAAGTGAAGTAGCCATTGAAGGCAAGCTCATCAGCCGCAGTTATACGGATAAAGAGGGCGTTAAAAAATTCATCTCCGAAGTGGAGATAAATGAATTACTGATGCTTGGCAGCAAGGCCTCTGCATAA